AAACATCCAAAAGCGGATGAGATTCTGAGTAAAGCTAAGTTGGCGATTACTAATCCGGATAAGCAAAAGAGATTTGAATTTTTACTGCCTTCGTTGTCAAAAGAAGATGCTGTTAGAGATACTTTTATGTTGTCTTTAAAAGAGGATAAAAATAGAGAGAAAGAAGCTTGGGTTTCATCGGCTTTGGCAAATATTCATCATCCACTGCGTCAGGAAAGTGCTAAAAAGCATCTTCGATTTTGTTTGGATTTAGTAACTGAAATTCAACGTACGGGAGATATCTTTTTTCCAAAAGATTGGCTTAATGGCACGATTGGAAGATATTCGTCAAAATATGCTTTTGATGTAGTGCAAACGTTCTTGAAAGAGAATCCTAATTTTAGTCCGATATTAAAGAGAAAACTATTGCAAGCAACGGATGATTTGTATCGTGCGCAGAAAATAAAAAAATAAACCTAATGAAGATTGAATCACAAATAGAGAAGATTTCTAGTTTTCAGCATCTTGAGATGTTGGCTAATCAGGTAGTGGAAGGTTTTATTTCGGGAATGCATAAAAGTCCATTTCATGGTTTCTCGGCAGAATTTGCAGAACATAAAGTGTATAATGTTGGAGAAAGTACCAAGCATATAGATTGGAAGCTATTTGCTAAGACAGATCGATTGTATGCAAAGCGATTTGAGGAGGAAACGAATTTGCGTTGTCATTTGATTATAGATAATTCGGCATCGATGCATTATCCTGAATTAAATTCGAATCAGTCTTTCTATGAGAATAAAATAGGATTTTCGGTTTTAGCTTCGGCTGTTTTAATGAATATATTAAAGAAACAACGTGATGCGGTAGGTTTGAGTGTGTTTTCTGATAGTTATGAGTATTATGCGCCTGAAAAGGGGAGTGATCGCCACCATAGAATGTTACTTAATAAACTGGAAGAGCTTTTAGAGAAACCGAAGACAAGCAAAAAAACGGATACGATTACTTATTTGCATCAGATTGCAGAGAAGATCCACAGACGTTCGATGATTATCCTTTTTACAGATATGTTTCAGTCAGAAAACGAAGAGTTGTTGTTTAATGCATTGCAACATCTAAAACATAACAAGCATAAAGTGGTTCTGTTTCATGTAATAGATAAGGAGACAGAAGTGAAATTTGATTTTGATAATGCCCCACGCAAGTTTATTGATTTAGAAACAGGGGAAGAAGTAGCTGTTTTTGCCGATAATGTGAAAATAGAATACGAAAAAGAGGTGGAGAGTTATTTTAAACGCTTGTCTTTAACCTGTGCTCAGAACCGAATTAAGTACGTTCCGGTCGCAGTAGGTGAAAATTTTGAAAAAATATTAACGACTTACTTGGTTGAAAAACAAAACTTTGGATAATAAGTGTAAAAATAATTAAAATTTTTTTCAAAAAAGGCTTGCAGAAACGAAATTCTATACTATCTTTGCAACCGCAATAACGCAGAGGTTTGGTAGTTCAGTTGGTTAGAATACATGCCTGTCACGCATGGGGTCGCGGGTTCGAGTCCCGTCCAGACCGCAATATTGGGAAAAGCCTTTCTTTATAGAAAGGCTTTTTTGCCCAAATACGGTATCTAAAATTAGTTGTGTTGTTTGGTCGGCCTTGTAAGCTGACCGGGTTTAGTAGTTAGACCAATGAAAAGCTTTCCACTTTTGTGGATGGCTTTTTTGATTTATACCACTTTTAGTTTTTGGATCAGGTTTGAAAAGTTGTGTCTATAGGGTCAAGGCGGAAACTGGATCATCCTACATTACCCGCAATCTTGTCCTTCTGAGGAACGAAGAATCTCCGCAAGTAGCGCTAACACAAAACAGTTTTTTTTATAGAATCCTGCATTACCCCAATCTTGTCCTTCTGAGGAACGAAGACTCGAACGATAGCGGATAGACGAAAAAAAGGAAACCATTTCTGATCTCCTTTTAATTAATATATCTTTTTCAATATTTATTGGTCTTTTCTGAATTTTCCAAATACAGGAAGAATTAATCTAAAATTATTTGTTGATTAATTTTTCAAGTCTTGCCATCATTTCGTCTTTCTCTTTCAGCATACGCTCGTATAAAGCAATTTTTTCTTCGTGAAGGTGGATCAATTTATCAATTGGATTATTATTGAAAACTTCAATCCTGTTATTAAACATTGCATTGTCTGAGAAATTACATGAGATTAAATTCACTGCCTGCTCCTCGTCAAAGTTCTGAAATGCTTCAACTGGAATTTTTAATACTGTAGAGATTTGCTTAAGTAGATTGTCTTCAATTACATCTTTCTGCTCAAGCATAGAAATTTTCTTCTGATTCCAGTCTTCTCCTAAATCATAAGCCAATGCCTCTTGCTTTATATTAAGCATTTCTCTGAAACGCTTTAGGTTTCTTCCTTGATGTATTTTTTGTTCCATAATAAATAGCAGTTTTCTAAAGGCTCAAAAGGTAGAGCCATTTGATTAAAAAGTCCGAACTTCAAAGATAAAAAAATATCCCGTAAAACATGGAGCAATACGAAGACCTGTGATGATACAAAAAAAAACTCATCAAAAAAAAAAGGAAACCATTTCTGATCTCCTTATTAATTAGTATATCTTTTTCAATAGTTTATTGGTTTTTTCTAAATTCTCCAAATAGAGAAAGAATTAATCTAAAACTATTTGTTGATTAATTTTTCAAGTCTTGCCATCATCTCGTCTTTCTCTTTCAGCATGCGCTCGTATAAAGCAATTTTTTCTTCGTGAAGCTGAATCAATTTATCAATTGGATTATTATTGAAAGTTGGATTATAATTTATCAAGCCTTGAGTATCATGAAAAGTATTAGAAATAATATTTATTGCTTGCTCCTCATCAAAGTTCTGAAAAGCTTCTGCAGGAATTCTTAGTACAGCTGAAATTTGTTGCAACAGGCTGTCTTCAATTACATCTTTCTGCTCAAGCATAGAAATTTTCTTCTGATTCCAGTCTTCTCCCAAATCATAAGCCAATGCCTCTTGCTTTATATTAAGCATTTCTCTGAAACGCTTTAGGTTTCTTCCTTGATGTATTTTTTGTTCCATAATAAATAGCAGTTTTCTAAAGGCTCAAAAGGTAGAGTCATTTGATTAAAAAGTCCGAACTTCAAAGATAAAAAAATATCCCGTAAAACACGGGGCAATACAAAAACCTGTGGAGTAACAGGATTTTTTTTTAACCGCAATATTGTCTTTCTGACGAAGGAAGGCCCGAGCGACAGCGAACAGACGAAGTAATCTCCGCAAGAAACTATCTCAAGGTGTTCCTGAATTGTCGAGCTACTAGATGAGATTCTTCCTTCGTCAGAAAGACAAGTTTGGGGTAATGCAGGATTGTAAAAAAAACGGTTTTATGGGGTCAGTACTAAAACGGATCGATACAAAAAGCTGTGATGATAGAAAAGACTCATCAATTTGTTTAGACAAGATTGTGCTTAAAAAAAAGGCTTATTACTCTATAGGTTTTCGTATTCGTCTATTGTAAATCACTCGCGATACCTTAATAATACCATGCTTCTTTTGGAAATTGGATATTCTGTAAATAATATTGTTGTTCTATCTAATTTTTCTTTGTTTGTAATTTTTTAGAAATCAAGGTGTTGAAAATTTAACGTTTTTATTTGGTAAAAAAAGTAGAAAAAAGCTTGTGAGATCATTACTTCTGTTGTACTTTTGCACAACAATAAACGCAGTTGGTTTGGTAG
The nucleotide sequence above comes from Flavobacterium branchiarum. Encoded proteins:
- a CDS encoding DUF58 domain-containing protein; amino-acid sequence: MKIESQIEKISSFQHLEMLANQVVEGFISGMHKSPFHGFSAEFAEHKVYNVGESTKHIDWKLFAKTDRLYAKRFEEETNLRCHLIIDNSASMHYPELNSNQSFYENKIGFSVLASAVLMNILKKQRDAVGLSVFSDSYEYYAPEKGSDRHHRMLLNKLEELLEKPKTSKKTDTITYLHQIAEKIHRRSMIILFTDMFQSENEELLFNALQHLKHNKHKVVLFHVIDKETEVKFDFDNAPRKFIDLETGEEVAVFADNVKIEYEKEVESYFKRLSLTCAQNRIKYVPVAVGENFEKILTTYLVEKQNFG
- a CDS encoding helix-turn-helix domain-containing protein → MEQKIHQGRNLKRFREMLNIKQEALAYDLGEDWNQKKISMLEQKDVIEDNLLKQISTVLKIPVEAFQNFDEEQAVNLISCNFSDNAMFNNRIEVFNNNPIDKLIHLHEEKIALYERMLKEKDEMMARLEKLINK
- a CDS encoding helix-turn-helix domain-containing protein, coding for MEQKIHQGRNLKRFREMLNIKQEALAYDLGEDWNQKKISMLEQKDVIEDSLLQQISAVLRIPAEAFQNFDEEQAINIISNTFHDTQGLINYNPTFNNNPIDKLIQLHEEKIALYERMLKEKDEMMARLEKLINK